One region of Pangasianodon hypophthalmus isolate fPanHyp1 chromosome 15, fPanHyp1.pri, whole genome shotgun sequence genomic DNA includes:
- the hbegfb gene encoding heparin-binding EGF-like growth factor b, with product MNTFRLGLAFLHCVVFLQLSGCSSQDESVNPAGKLLRTPAQVHTSDNDTNMDEHLLDSYEDYISAEYEDDYPRVAFSTKPKDSSLTATKAQRKGRDRKNLCLRKRYRNYCLHGVCQYLPELNHTTCICEAGYSGERCHLFILPVGKEAEGNSHTTALAVMAVVLSLTCLTIIGLLLALRCQKKGDSSVDEKIRLQPLDSSEEKAKDPNQWLSGHDSYQLETSCQY from the exons ATGAACACCTTTCGACTCGGACTTGCTTTCCTTCACTGTGTTG TTTTCCTCCAGCTAAGTGGCTGTTCGTCCCAGGATGAGAGCGTGAACCCTGCAGGGAAACTTCTGCGCACTCCGGCTCAAGTGCACACTTCAGACAATGACACCAACATGGATGAACACCTTCTGGACAGTTACGAAGACTACATCTCTGCGGAATATGAGGACGACTATCCCAGAG TTGCATTTTCCACAAAGCCTAAAGATTCCTCACTGACCGCAACGAAAGCTCAAAGGAAGGGCAGAGATAGGAAGAACCTCTGTCTGAGGAAAAGATACAGAAATTATTGCCTCCATGGCGTTTGCCAGTACCTGCCTGAACTAAATCATACCACTTGCAT atGTGAGGCAGGATACTCAGGCGAGAGGTGCCACCTGTTCATCCTGCCTGTTGGCAAAGAAGCTGAAGGCAACAGTCACACCACAGCTCTGGCTGTAATGGCAGTGGTTTTGTCCTTAACATGTCTCACCATCATTGGCCTTTTACTGGCCTTAAG ATGTCAGAAAAAGGGCGACAGTAGTGTGGATGAGAAGATCAGACTTCAGCCACTGGATAGTAGTGAAGAAAAAGCAAA AGACCCAAACCAATGGCTCAGTGGACATGATAGCTATCAACTGGAAACATCCTGTCAAtactga